The segment AATTCTAGCAAGTTCCTTTGCTTCAGGTTCAATAGAGTCTTGCATTAAGAAATCTCCACGTGGGTGTATATCCTTACTTAACCAATATAGTGCTCTAAGCATAAGATTTTTTCGGTTTACAAATTTTGACTTTAATATTCTACCATGTTTATCTTCGTACCACAAATTTCGAAAACTAACGGTATTATCAGAAATACCTAAGTCTAAATAATGGTTTAGAAAACAAGCAATCTTATCAAAAATTGAATATGCTAAGCGATAAGATATTTTAACTTGTTCCATTCTATAGGAATTGTTTGAAGAGTCTAATAAATCATAAATTTTCACATCGTTTTCTGAGAAGTGGTTTTGGTTATTATAAATTCCTTCAAACAGAAAATATCTGGCTGTAGTATATTGTTTCTTAATTTCATTAAACATACTATGGAATGAAGCACCCTTACCTTTTATTATAGTCATTGTTGGGAGCAGTAACGGATCATAATCTGTGAATGTAAAATCACCAATATCGTTTAGAGGATTTAGGAAGAGGAAGTGTTTCAATGCCCAGTTACGATATTGTTTTTCAAGTGGGCTATTGTAGTTATGATTGTGATTTTTAAATTCTTCTTTTTCTAAAAGCCCTGGATATGACTTTTCTATTGGTGTGATGTGTGCTAAGTAATATTCTTTTGCTCCTTTTTCTAAAGGCATATCCAAAGCAGTTTTAAGTGTTTTGTGTCCATAACGTAAGAATATATCTTTATGTCCTGAATCAAATATTGTAAAACGAGCATGGTATAACATGCAATGGCCTTTGGCAGCTAATGCAGTTCCAAAATTACTCTGAATGGCGAGTACTTTATTCCAATTGGCAATAGCAGGGATAAATCGACCCATGTTATCAAGTAGATTGGCTAGATTGGTATGAATTTGCAAAAACTTGCTTTGAGGGTGTTTGGATTCATTGAAAAATAGTGAAGCATATCGGAGATTAATTATTTCATTAGCTAAGTCTTCTTGGTCCCATTGCCAGGCATCATCAGTAAGATGTTTATCTGCTCTTAAATCACTAAAGGCAAGACTTAAATAATAGTGAAATAGATATCTATCCTTTTTAAATTTTATTGAAGGGTCAATCGTTTTTGCTAATTCTATAGCTTTATGTGTTCCAGTTCTTACTCCTATATCATTGGAGTGTTCAATTAATTTACATAATGTATCAAGAATTTCTTCTTCCGAAATAGTTTCTAACGTATCTAACAATAATAATTGGTTTAATTCGTCTTGCTTATTTATCGTCATTGATTATTTGTAATTATTGTGATACAATTCAATTAAGGTGAGCACTGATTAAAATTATCAATCCATCATTATTTATTGTAAAGTTTAAACCACCCGTTTCGTGTCCGAAGTTACCTGTAAAATCAACTTGTGCTTTGGCATTTTTGTTATCAATTACCTCCACAGATTCCAGCTTGGTTACTGTTTTGTAACCAACAAAAAAGGTGTCCAGGTATTTACGGACACCTTTTGTATGCTTAAACTTTTCGCCTACGGATACATCATCAATTATAGCATCAGGAGCAAATAAAGTAAGTGCTGCTGCTACATCAAAAGCATTTGCATGTTTTATGAATTGCTTTATAATTTTAGTGATAGCTGTTTCTTTCATTTGTTACGTTCATTCTTGTTTCAATTTGCTCCCAGTAATCTCTTCTCATAGAGTAGAACAAGCTATTCCAAAATTTACAACTGAGTTTATGTAATACATTATTTCTACGTTTGTAACGTTTTGTACATTCAGCTACTAACCAGTCTTCGTCAAAACCAGCCCAGCTTCCGGCAGCACTTACAAGGTTTGTTTGAAGAAGCGGAAAGACTTCCAGTATATCAATTTCCTTTATGTCGTTTATATGAAGACCGGAGTTTTGAAAGATTGATGAAATTCTGTCAAAGTCCTCAGGCGTTAATTGAGTATCTAAGTAAAACTCAGACAAGGCAATCCAAATTTGCTTTCTGTTCTCCATATCGTGATTGTCCTTCATTAATGTTCTGTTACTTAGTCTCCACATCAGGTTCCCACAACTCTATTTTGTTGCCTTCCGGATCCATGATGTGTACAAACTTTCCGTAATCGTAAGTGGCTATTTCGTCCAATACGGTTACGCCTTTTTCTTTCAGGTTTTTTACCAAACCTTCAATATTTTGTACATGGTAGTTAATCATAAATTCCTTTTTTGAAGGGGCAAAATAATCACTGCCTGCTTTAAACGGACTCCATTGCAATTGGTTCACTTCATCGGGCTTATTTAAATTCCTGAATTCGAAAGTGGCACCATAGTCGTTGGTGTCAAGTCCTAAATGAGCCTTATACCAGGCACTTGTTTCCTTCGGGTTTTCGGTAAAAAAGAAAATGCCTCCAACTCCGGTTACTTTGGGTTCTGTGTTTGAAGACGAGTTTGTGTTTTTTTGTTCTTCCATTGTAATAATTATATAATAGTTGGTCCGATAACTGTAGGGGTTATGCCGCTACTACCGGTGTTTTTCTTTTTAAAATCAAAGCACTGATCAGGGTGATTAAAATACCTATGGGCAATATTTCAGCATAAGTGTACATGGCAAAGAAAAAGATATTGTGCTTGTAATCGTAATTGGCGGTTTCTATTTCTTTAACAGCCTCATCAAGCTTTGTACCTGTTACACCGCTTTCATGCAATTGTTTTACCTGCATGGCTGAGTACTTATCTATAAAATCGGGCATAAAGAAATGGAATTCTACTCCCCAAGTAATTACGTACATGGTAGAGGCAATTAAGCTGATAAAAAGGCCCAGTAAAAATCCTTTACCAAAAGTAATGGTGCCGCCATTTTGCTTGTCGCGGAAATTTTTAATGCCTACAAAAATAAAGGAGAATGCCACGGCCATGGAAGTAAAACCAATAACCATACTGGTGCTTCCACCATCCATATCGCCACTGCCGCACGACATCATTGCCATAGAAATAGCCATAAATGTGCTAACGATTACGCCAGAAATGGCTCCGAATACTAAACTGTTTTTTTTCATAATGTTATTTTTTTAATAGATTAATAAGCCACAAAACTACCTTCAGTTTGCTGTTTCTGCTTCATACTTTCGGGTGATTTTGCTACTCTATTACACTTTCATACTAAAGTAGTAGTTGGGTTAATCTATGATATTCAGTCGTTTTGCTTTTTCTACTGCTTGTGTTCGTCTTTTTACATCGAGCTTTAAAAATATATTGGACGAATGTGTTTTAACCGTATTCAAACTGATAAATAATTTGCCTGCAATTTCCTCATTGCTTAATCCGGTTGCCATTAATTGCAATACATCCAGCTCGCGTTTGCTGATACCCAGATTAGCTATTTCCGTTTGGTTAATTTCGGTTGGGTTCGGATTATCTCTATAAACTTCCTTTTCTATAATACGGGTTTCTACTTTTGGTTTGACCAGTTTAAGCGCTAACCATATACCCAAAACGGTAAACACAATGGCAATGGCACCAATAAAAAAATCGAGGCGGTAATTAAAAACAATAAAATGAGCTTCGAGCCATTGGAGTAAAAATAACACCATAGCCATGGAAATGCCATAGAGAAAGAATTCTTTATATTTTGTAATTAGTGGGGCTCCTAATTTCATGTTTCAAATACTGTTTTGTTCCTGTTATGTCAGTTTTACAATAACAGCTCATTTATAAATACACGCAATAATACATAAAAATTTTACTCGTATGTAATCAGGTCCAAAATTGAAAAGGGAAAAAGTATCCTCTTTTTTAGCTTGTTATAAATGGCTACTACTGGTTATGTAAGTGCCTTTTGTTTTAAATGCTGTAGCGGCTTTTTGTGGCTGTCATTTATTCTCTTAATATTATGTTAAACAAAAAATAATTCTTAATTATTTGCATTTAAAAGATAAAACATCTTACATTTGCTGTTAAAATAGATATTTAAACTAAAAAAAAGAATAAAAACAGAATGAACAACTTGTCATTTGAGGTATTAAAAGCAAACGACTGTCATATACAATTTGCGCCACAAATAAGTCATGAAATGGAAATGTCGGCCAGGCAACGTGGCACAGGTATTTCAAAACGTACACCTGCGCAAATCATTCAAAAAATTTTAGATGGCAAAGCTATCATTGCTTTAACCCATACCGGAGAGTGGGCAGGGTTTTGTTATATTGAATCGTGGCAAAATGACGAGTATGTTTCCAACTCCGGATTAATAGTAGCCAATCCATTTCGCGAAAAGGGATTGGCACGAACCATTAAACGGGAAATTTTTAAGTTATCGAAAGTAAAGTTTCCAAACGCTAAGATATTTGGTTTAACAACCAGTTCGGCCGTTATGAAAATAAATTCAGAAATGGGTTATGAGCCTGTTGTGTATGCTGAAATAACCACCGATGAAAATTTTTGGACTGGTTGTAAAAGCTGTGTGAATTATGAAATACTACAAAGCAAAGGCAAAAAGAATTGCCTTTGTACAGCCATGCTTTTTGATCCTTTATTGAAAACAAAGGAAGTTGTTCACGCTTACGCAATGGTTGAAACAGCATGATGAAAAAGGAAAAAGTAGTATTGGCATTCAGTGGCGGATTAGATACATCGTACTGTGCTGTTTATTTATCGAAAATTAAAAAACTGGAAGTACATGCCGTAACGGTTAATACAGGCGGTTTTAATACAGATGAGCTGAAGGAAATTGAAAACAGGGCTTTGGCACTTGGTGCAGTATCTTTTACCTGTATTGATGAAACCGATCATTTTTATACAAACTGTATTAAGTACCTCATATTTGGAAACGTACTTAAAAATAAAACGTATCCTTTGTCGGTAAGTGCCGAACGCATTAACCAAGCCACCGCTATTGCAAAGTATGCCAAAGAAATGGGTGCTGCGTATGTGGCACATGGAAGCACAGGTGCAGGCAATGACCAGGTAAGGTTTGATATGATTTTCAATATTCTTATTCCGGGTATTGAAATTATTACACCTATTCGTGATATGAAGTTATCGCGCGGGGAGGAAATACAGTTTTTGAAAACGCATGGCGTTGAAATGAATTTTGAGAAAGCAAAATACTCCGTTAATAAAGGTTTGTGGGGTACTTCGGTTGGCGGCATTGAAACATTAACATCGGCAAACTATTTACCTGAAGAAGCTTTTCCAACTCCTTTAACACAAGAAACGCCAACTACAGTAACACTAACTTTTAACGAGGGTGAACCGGTGGGTGTAAACGAACAACTTTTTAATAACCCCGTTCATGCTATACAATGCTTGCAAGCATTGGCAGCTCCTTATGCTATAGGCAGAGATATTCATGTGGGCGATACCATTATTGGCATTAAAGGCAGGGTTGGTTTTGAAGCGGCTGCGCCTTTAATTATTTTAAAAGCGCATTATACTTTAGAGAAACATGTGCTTACCAAATGGCAATTGTTTTTAAAAGATCAATTGGCTGATTGGTACGGAAACTGGTTACACGAAGGACAGTTTTTAGACCCGGTGATGCGCAATATTGAATCGTTTTTTGAGGGTACGCAAAAAAAGGTAAATGGAAAAGTTTTTATAACACTGGCACCTTATCGTTTTGTGGTGAATGGCATTGAATCGCCTAATGATTTAATGCAGGCCAAATTTGGCAGCTATGGCGAAATGAATAATGTATGGAGTGGCGATGATGTAAAAGGTTTTTCAAAAATGTTTGGCAACGCCACGGCTATTTTTCATGAGGTGAATAACAACGCATGAAAAAAATAAAGGTTGGCATTGTTGGCGGAGCCGGCTATACAGGGGGTGAGTTGATTCGGTTATTGCTTAATCATACTGATGTAGAAATTGTTTTTGTGCATAGTAAAAGCAATAGCCCAAAATTTATATATGAAACACATACTGATTTAATTGGTGATACTGATTTAAAATTTTCTGATACTATATCGCAAAATATAGATATGCTTTTTTTATGTGTGGCTCATGGCGAAGCAAAAAAATGGCTTGATGAAAATAAATTAAATGATACCATTAAAATAATTGATTTGAGTGCTGATTTTAGAGTGAAAGATATTGCGTTGAAAACCGTTAGTTTGTTTGTATATGGTTTACCTGAATTGAATCGCGATGCAATAAAAGCGGCTCAATTCGTTGCCAATCCGGGGTGCTTTGCCACTTGTATTCAACTGGCATTGCTTCCCTTGGCAAAGGGTAAATTACTGAAAAATGAAATACATATTTCAGCAACAACAGGTTCAACCGGTGCAGGCCAGGCATTAAGCACCACATCGCATTTTAGTTGGCGAAACAATAATCTTTCTTTTTATAAGCCATTTGAACACCAGCATTTGAATGAAATAAATCAAAGCATTTTACAACTGCAAAATGAGTTTGCAAGTACCATTCATTTTATTCCTCAGCGTGGCTCTTTTACCAGAGGAATTTTTGCAAGTTGTTACCTGGATTGTGATATAAGCATGGAGGAGGCTATTGCTTTATATGAAGATTTTTATGCTGATCATCCTTTTGTGGTTATCAGTAAACAAAACATAGATTTAAAACAAGTAGTAAACACCAATAAGTGTTTGTTGTATTTGGAAAAGCATGGCAACAAATTATTGATAGCAAGTGTTATTGATAACCTATTGAAAGGGGCTTCGGGACAAGCCGTACAAAACATGAACCTGTTGTTTGGATTAGCTGAAACAACGGGTTTAAAATTAAAAGCCACCGCATTTTAAAAACATGAAATTATTTAACGTTTATCCACTGTTTGATATTGTTCCTGTAAAGGCTGAAGGCAGTTATATATGGGATGATAAAGGGGAAAGGTATTTAGATTTATATGGTGGACATGCTGTTATTTCCATCGGGCATTCCCATCCTTATTATATTGAAAAACTGGCAAGCCAGTTACAGCAAATAGGTTTTTACTCTAACTCAGTAAAAATTCCATTGCAAGAAGAACTAGCCCAAAAGTTAGGTGAGCAAAGTGGTTATAACGACTACCATTTTTTTATGTGCAATTCAGGTGCTGAGGCCAATGAAAATGCTTTTAAGCTGGCATCGTTTCATACAGGTAAAAGAAAAATAATTGCATTCTCCAAATCGTTTCATGGTCGTACATCGGCTGCTGTAGCCGCTACAGATGATAAGCTGATTATAGCACCGGTAAACGAAACAGATAATGTTATTTTTTGTGAGTGGAATAATGCAGAGGCATTGACTACTATTTTTTTGAATCATGAAATTGCGGTTGTCATTATTGAAGGAATTCAAGGTGTTGGCGGTGTTAATATTCCTTCGCTTTTGTTTCTGCAAAAAATAAAATCGCTGTGCGAAAAATGGGATGCATTAATGATTTGCGATGAAATACAATCGGGTTACGGACGCAGTGGTAAATTTTTTGCGCATCAATATGCTTATGTACAACCCGATATTATAACCATTGCAAAAGGCATGGGGAATGGTTTTCCTGTGGCGGGTGTATTGATTCATCCAAACATAAAAGCAAAGCATGGCATGTTGGGAACGACCTTTGGAGGTAACTACCTAGCCTGCGCGGCAGCTATTGCCGTACTTGATGTAATGAAACAGGAAAACTTAATTGAAAATGCGCTCAACATAGGTCAGTATTTATTACAAGAGTTAAAGACAATAGCGGGTATTAAAGAAGTAAGAGGTGTTGGACTGATGATTGGCATTGAATTAAACATGCCCTGTGCTGCCATAAG is part of the Bacteroidota bacterium genome and harbors:
- a CDS encoding nuclear transport factor 2 family protein, which codes for MKETAITKIIKQFIKHANAFDVAAALTLFAPDAIIDDVSVGEKFKHTKGVRKYLDTFFVGYKTVTKLESVEVIDNKNAKAQVDFTGNFGHETGGLNFTINNDGLIILISAHLN
- a CDS encoding VOC family protein encodes the protein MEEQKNTNSSSNTEPKVTGVGGIFFFTENPKETSAWYKAHLGLDTNDYGATFEFRNLNKPDEVNQLQWSPFKAGSDYFAPSKKEFMINYHVQNIEGLVKNLKEKGVTVLDEIATYDYGKFVHIMDPEGNKIELWEPDVETK
- a CDS encoding DUF4199 domain-containing protein, with protein sequence MKKNSLVFGAISGVIVSTFMAISMAMMSCGSGDMDGGSTSMVIGFTSMAVAFSFIFVGIKNFRDKQNGGTITFGKGFLLGLFISLIASTMYVITWGVEFHFFMPDFIDKYSAMQVKQLHESGVTGTKLDEAVKEIETANYDYKHNIFFFAMYTYAEILPIGILITLISALILKRKTPVVAA
- a CDS encoding LA2681 family HEPN domain-containing protein: MTINKQDELNQLLLLDTLETISEEEILDTLCKLIEHSNDIGVRTGTHKAIELAKTIDPSIKFKKDRYLFHYYLSLAFSDLRADKHLTDDAWQWDQEDLANEIINLRYASLFFNESKHPQSKFLQIHTNLANLLDNMGRFIPAIANWNKVLAIQSNFGTALAAKGHCMLYHARFTIFDSGHKDIFLRYGHKTLKTALDMPLEKGAKEYYLAHITPIEKSYPGLLEKEEFKNHNHNYNSPLEKQYRNWALKHFLFLNPLNDIGDFTFTDYDPLLLPTMTIIKGKGASFHSMFNEIKKQYTTARYFLFEGIYNNQNHFSENDVKIYDLLDSSNNSYRMEQVKISYRLAYSIFDKIACFLNHYLDLGISDNTVSFRNLWYEDKHGRILKSKFVNRKNLMLRALYWLSKDIHPRGDFLMQDSIEPEAKELARIRNHIEHKGFKVISENPFLEGMEEFFPEILKDNFSMEIKESEFIDKAIKVLKLSKEAITYLSLSVYQEEDSENDFPSIQLDTKH
- a CDS encoding argininosuccinate synthase domain-containing protein, producing MKKEKVVLAFSGGLDTSYCAVYLSKIKKLEVHAVTVNTGGFNTDELKEIENRALALGAVSFTCIDETDHFYTNCIKYLIFGNVLKNKTYPLSVSAERINQATAIAKYAKEMGAAYVAHGSTGAGNDQVRFDMIFNILIPGIEIITPIRDMKLSRGEEIQFLKTHGVEMNFEKAKYSVNKGLWGTSVGGIETLTSANYLPEEAFPTPLTQETPTTVTLTFNEGEPVGVNEQLFNNPVHAIQCLQALAAPYAIGRDIHVGDTIIGIKGRVGFEAAAPLIILKAHYTLEKHVLTKWQLFLKDQLADWYGNWLHEGQFLDPVMRNIESFFEGTQKKVNGKVFITLAPYRFVVNGIESPNDLMQAKFGSYGEMNNVWSGDDVKGFSKMFGNATAIFHEVNNNA
- the argC gene encoding N-acetyl-gamma-glutamyl-phosphate reductase, which gives rise to MKKIKVGIVGGAGYTGGELIRLLLNHTDVEIVFVHSKSNSPKFIYETHTDLIGDTDLKFSDTISQNIDMLFLCVAHGEAKKWLDENKLNDTIKIIDLSADFRVKDIALKTVSLFVYGLPELNRDAIKAAQFVANPGCFATCIQLALLPLAKGKLLKNEIHISATTGSTGAGQALSTTSHFSWRNNNLSFYKPFEHQHLNEINQSILQLQNEFASTIHFIPQRGSFTRGIFASCYLDCDISMEEAIALYEDFYADHPFVVISKQNIDLKQVVNTNKCLLYLEKHGNKLLIASVIDNLLKGASGQAVQNMNLLFGLAETTGLKLKATAF
- a CDS encoding GNAT family N-acetyltransferase translates to MNNLSFEVLKANDCHIQFAPQISHEMEMSARQRGTGISKRTPAQIIQKILDGKAIIALTHTGEWAGFCYIESWQNDEYVSNSGLIVANPFREKGLARTIKREIFKLSKVKFPNAKIFGLTTSSAVMKINSEMGYEPVVYAEITTDENFWTGCKSCVNYEILQSKGKKNCLCTAMLFDPLLKTKEVVHAYAMVETA
- a CDS encoding LuxR C-terminal-related transcriptional regulator; the protein is MKLGAPLITKYKEFFLYGISMAMVLFLLQWLEAHFIVFNYRLDFFIGAIAIVFTVLGIWLALKLVKPKVETRIIEKEVYRDNPNPTEINQTEIANLGISKRELDVLQLMATGLSNEEIAGKLFISLNTVKTHSSNIFLKLDVKRRTQAVEKAKRLNIID
- a CDS encoding aminotransferase class III-fold pyridoxal phosphate-dependent enzyme, yielding MKLFNVYPLFDIVPVKAEGSYIWDDKGERYLDLYGGHAVISIGHSHPYYIEKLASQLQQIGFYSNSVKIPLQEELAQKLGEQSGYNDYHFFMCNSGAEANENAFKLASFHTGKRKIIAFSKSFHGRTSAAVAATDDKLIIAPVNETDNVIFCEWNNAEALTTIFLNHEIAVVIIEGIQGVGGVNIPSLLFLQKIKSLCEKWDALMICDEIQSGYGRSGKFFAHQYAYVQPDIITIAKGMGNGFPVAGVLIHPNIKAKHGMLGTTFGGNYLACAAAIAVLDVMKQENLIENALNIGQYLLQELKTIAGIKEVRGVGLMIGIELNMPCAAIRNELLLQYKIFTGSSSNKNTLRILPALNITRHEADIFLQAFKKVIHQQLVNA